In Pristiophorus japonicus isolate sPriJap1 chromosome 3, sPriJap1.hap1, whole genome shotgun sequence, the sequence tactaaatactagttgatgtttgctatgaaaaagatattggtttaattagaaaaaaaaaaaattggaagaggtaaaaaacactctacatggattcgaattttaaattatgagaaagtttcaatgcagtttgaaaagatttccaaaatggacagtgtttatcaagaaaagtcccgaacagtctaaacaagcaggagggttttgaagatttaagctatgcgaactcagcacaaaaAAAAActtggaattagagaatcttactgaactcttaaattcttatagaaaatggaactggcataaaagtttagattttgtgctgagagagaaatttaaaaaaaaacaaaattgaatttcagtaaacaaaattgctattaaaaatgtgtggtctcattttaaatcaatttaaaaaaatagattatttggcaagtacttgaattagaagttaagaaaacattggagtttactctaaaatgccgtcttccctgatgagaagatttttattatttatgctgtttaacagattcctaatttctaagcaagttttgaaggcacaaagacttttttttcagatgattacgtgaagtcacgtaatgacatcaggtcttcttacaaacctggaaaggagttaaccctttccagtgacagccgttttatactgaacattattaatttggatttcttaatagaaaaaaagactcacctaacagaggaaacaaaaatataaacagaactagcttatctaataatacttgcctgatacaataaagaaatagatactcaaacaaaacaaattgaagaattAAAAGCTAagctaaacaggctggaagagatgttttaaaaaaaaaacgggactagacggatagtgcagtgcgcagccataccaccatcacctatggcaatagaaccaatgtaccccacggtgggtaggtgttgtccacaaacccaacctaacggtaaagcagacaacgatgtttggaggaataatggtcgcattggtgttgattggagtttgtaataatatgggtcatcgtgcagactcgagcacagcaggctcaaacgcaaaaccgacggcagcccagacagggacatgaagtgatagagatggtacaactataaagaatatggttaacctaatccttaccttcgattccacagagtgacagcgacacaagtaaacCAGAACCTaatacctggtgacgaccaggctatctgtttaaaattttcagataaaacactcaccaagatgggatcgcagtggtgacttcgacactggggactcatgatacagggaacctcaagacccacgcaaacactggatgataccaacagattgcagcgcactcaggaaataaacaactacatgaactatggagtcttgtttaatttaatggatggaatgtgcatcccagcagccaaggattggagcaaggacaggacttattttaatgcatggttacaagtaaatcttaataagaaccgggtatgtgtacagtgctccacgggtataaggagcagctgcattaaacggagggatgtcaaagggccgatgaatgtacttttggcataatttgcgcgcctccgggacagtcccagcaatcagtcatccgcaaaaagggagtggggctgtgtgggtactacgaggaggtgggggcggctgcaatatcattgttagtatgcttctcaccccctccgacaccgcgccccataagaaccactacattgcccgaggaactgccttgtcccataactactaagggaccagaaaatgggattgtaatgtacaacgaaggggaattattgtatgataatgttaaacatgaaattgtgcctgttctgatcaatatttcaggcatccagatgccgtaaAACTGTTCAGAACagccaaggaaaatgtacaatgtattaagtaaagttgtaatgcaacaggctgccgtgcaatgggtgccagtagattccgaggacaggggtcagcccccaggacaaAGAGGGAACTAGTTAATgatattgctaccgttttcaagacagggacctccgtagtaaacttgaTAGACAtataaggattaaatgagagggtggaacatcttagaggggtgatgaaggggttattagagagggtggagcaaaaccaggaagaccaagccaacctaggaaaggagggtgccgaaatccagttggatggcatctcagtcctggaagctcacgccaaaaccatcaatcacctcattgatagagaaaaaaaagatacaggaaagcaaagacagcggcaactctgtcacgcttatggtctgtggatggtgggacagatccgccacaatctcgaccagatccaacgcggggaagtacccgattggatagacagttcacatttggctcagttggcaaaccagagggggactctggataactgtattctgaagggactgacccgagtatacccagcaattccagactgccagatgggaaggaatactgggatagggatagtcctgatgatccctatagccacgccagactcagggccgttccccctgtaccaactagagaatatcggagtaatacgggaaaatgtctccatccgtTATTATCTAACCACCGCTTCCGCCGTtcgccgaaacgacatacttaccaggatttccctaacagattgcaagcaaaggggggggatCAAAGTATGctttcacccggtaggccgaggtgagctagacgagtgcgggtttaaccgaaccgacgggtgtgtactagaaatagtgcccgcacacatgcactttgcgAGGGCAGGCAACGGAGGgaaaggaagatactgcgtctctactactgagcgttcataccagtataatgacctgcagtacccaataccacagccgaacttttgctttacgccactacgacctgtcacgattgggcaagcgcatatcacccaggttaggcgtcggaagcccgaagttattaatgtaaccgatcagctccatgatcatttgcaggattatgacgagccagatcaggtccctatcccacatctaaccgaagtattacgagagttgaggctcagggtgggtcaatccataaagctctaccaccaactgcaaactaaaatcaaagtactggaagaagatatcgaaatagatttacaaagtcagagttggtggagaaaggtctgggactggggaataaatgtgaacatccatccttggattcgtataatttcacacatactggtcgggatacaattgatcttagcaataacatgggcataatggcctgccaggcatgcaggcaccatgcacaacgaagagggacccatgaccggtccccaaatactaaacaagcctatctaataaaggagaaggaggatttgaccttagttaatttgatctaagcaaccgggactcctgaaaccgcgtgactggccagcacgttgaggcagggagtaccgggccgtgcacaaaatctaacataagtagggcggtcggttaaagggggactaggactagtccccttaccgaaaggagggaattgttgtaggtattaggcaccctagggcaatggcacctgtaggataaggttagaaatacacctgtagtataaggttagaactaaatatgtaacttgtaccataaaatggctaccagtgaagcctcaagggatttctgttagctgaaattagACCGCATtcttggagactgatacttgttgtttcccacacacaggactagaagcaaactctgcaggtgtctctaaatcagccaggcctcaggactaaatgttctgttgaaagtaaggacaatacgactctgtagcaggattgagataaggaggctacccaaacacagcatccaaggacagtaagataagggaggcccaggccatgttacaagacacatgagtcattcctagcaacacaccccttagcaacaaatctcttggcaacacatgagccactttacgtttagagactaactctatctattggtctaatgtaactgtagtaaactgttgtatgtaactgtagtaaactgttgtaaaacatataaagatccatgaaaccctttgttcagtggagagaagcctggatccagtcctgtgacttccaCCCCGCTGAcatcaataaaggccgcactggcgttggaaccgactctgagtgttgagtgattcttctgataaacactaacatgaacatagcaaaactttgggaacaagttgcagg encodes:
- the LOC139259419 gene encoding uncharacterized protein, with protein sequence MKGLLERVEQNQEDQANLGKEGAEIQLDGISVLEAHAKTINHLIDREKKDTGKQRQRQLCHAYGLWMVGQIRHNLDQIQRGEVPDWIDSSHLAQLANQRGTLDNCILKGLTRVYPAIPDCQMGRNTGIGIVLMIPIATPDSGPFPLYQLENIGVIRENVSIRYYLTTASAVRRNDILTRISLTDCKQRGGIKVCFHPVGRGELDECGFNRTDGCVLEIVPAHMHFARAGNGGKGRYCVSTTERSYQYNDLQYPIPQPNFCFTPLRPVTIGQAHITQVRRRKPEVINVTDQLHDHLQDYDEPDQVPIPHLTEVLRELRLRVGQSIKLYHQLQTKIKVLEEDIEIDLQSQSWWRKVWDWGINVNIHPWIRIISHILVGIQLILAITWA